A stretch of the Duncaniella dubosii genome encodes the following:
- a CDS encoding DUF4377 domain-containing protein, with the protein MRTKIYLVTLLIAFVTILGLTACMNEDEPKDITKEVTMYVSSETGIMYDLFDSEGEFPIECMLVKEQGEDEYRPLAFCGIQGFEYEKGYEYDLRVNKTTLANPPADGSIYKYQLVRVVEKRQVGNPNEAE; encoded by the coding sequence ATGAGAACGAAAATTTATTTAGTAACGCTGCTGATAGCCTTTGTTACCATATTGGGGCTGACAGCTTGCATGAATGAAGATGAGCCAAAGGACATCACAAAAGAAGTAACGATGTATGTTTCTTCTGAAACTGGAATTATGTATGATTTATTTGATTCGGAAGGAGAATTTCCGATAGAATGTATGCTCGTCAAGGAGCAGGGAGAGGATGAATATCGTCCTTTGGCATTCTGCGGTATTCAGGGCTTCGAATATGAGAAAGGCTATGAATACGATTTGCGTGTCAATAAGACAACTTTGGCAAATCCACCAGCAGACGGTAGCATATACAAATATCAGCTTGTTCGGGTCGTAGAGAAAAGACAGGTCGGTAACCCAAACGAAGCTGAATAA
- a CDS encoding SMI1/KNR4 family protein codes for MKNIIQTAEQLLGRKLTANDGYTTDEIKQAENMLGLTMPEALKHFYLSVGKVEVLASSFQRFLPLD; via the coding sequence ATGAAGAACATTATTCAAACAGCAGAACAGTTATTAGGCAGAAAATTAACTGCAAATGACGGTTACACAACGGATGAAATCAAACAGGCTGAAAATATGCTTGGACTAACAATGCCGGAAGCTCTAAAGCATTTTTATTTATCTGTTGGAAAAGTAGAGGTATTGGCTTCTTCGTTCCAACGGTTCTTGCCATTAGACTAA
- a CDS encoding M949_RS01915 family surface polysaccharide biosynthesis protein: MRKIVLIISILLCVLSTCAQGIPLLKNLQLAELPKEISYTGEFLSCTEWADKLGENYLIISQSPVHKEVLPESTPISSKELYARHYIKDGEHYSILWQLYDFLKDGYCGMFSVDYLCEPYVNDFDRDGICETWLVYQLGCRSDFSGPNLTMKIIMHSGNKKYAIRGERDMLFPQSYGISPELGKFQMDDNYRTLPESVRNFGIALWHKFQVEDLKYLME, translated from the coding sequence ATGAGGAAAATCGTACTAATAATCAGTATCTTGTTGTGCGTGTTATCCACTTGCGCACAAGGTATTCCATTATTGAAAAATCTTCAACTTGCTGAACTTCCAAAGGAGATCAGTTATACAGGGGAATTTTTAAGTTGTACAGAATGGGCTGATAAGTTAGGTGAAAATTATCTAATAATCAGTCAATCTCCTGTACACAAAGAGGTATTGCCGGAAAGTACGCCCATATCATCTAAAGAACTGTATGCACGGCATTACATAAAAGACGGAGAACATTATTCTATTCTATGGCAACTTTATGATTTCTTAAAAGATGGTTACTGTGGAATGTTCTCTGTTGATTATTTGTGCGAACCGTATGTTAATGATTTTGACCGTGACGGCATTTGTGAAACATGGCTTGTTTATCAATTAGGGTGTCGCTCCGACTTTTCGGGTCCTAACCTCACGATGAAAATCATTATGCACAGCGGCAATAAGAAGTATGCCATTCGTGGAGAAAGAGATATGTTGTTTCCGCAATCTTATGGCATATCTCCTGAATTGGGAAAATTCCAAATGGATGATAATTATAGGACATTGCCAGAGAGTGTTCGGAATTTCGGAATAGCATTATGGCACAAGTTCCAAGTGGAAGATTTGAAATACTTAATGGAATAG
- a CDS encoding BatD family protein produces MQIYCILISALLSVVRVCASTTADSVYFHIKADTMREIRAGQVVELTYALVNAQFDSVSPPVFNSSIEVIEGPKSHEGSSYAIINGVGRKSRESGFSYIVQFRQSGEVELPSASVKVGNRTYTTPECRVTVHPAVVDMNKLKCSLKVGRMAGGYAKYCATLTCNACPDQNPPLLSINGKIFRPTRKSFSISNGKEEYVYEYFFNDDSYEVSCEELTFGGKPYSVKPKKGKLAGADFLIAIVVAGALFELAWWLACRRRYREDKDALLAEFVLEKKALPLTVSWAYTHYGVSHTLLLFSVLFLATTGVAIYTDSLFMSVFFWLGIAFVPLAYLSYRHQRRKLDFQSIPTTLDEQAIYDRIYNLAATYDWDVDHYGEDCIVAHTNPAIWHLTWGEQIFIVFDKGQVWVNSVNDLNKRTSPFSFGYAKRNVRRIRDALTQSAAIRD; encoded by the coding sequence ATGCAAATCTACTGTATATTGATATCCGCATTGTTGTCGGTAGTTCGGGTGTGCGCTTCGACTACAGCAGACTCCGTGTATTTCCACATAAAGGCTGACACGATGCGGGAGATCCGTGCGGGACAAGTGGTGGAACTGACGTATGCGCTGGTCAATGCACAATTCGATTCGGTTTCTCCTCCGGTATTCAACAGCAGCATTGAAGTGATAGAAGGTCCGAAGTCACATGAAGGCAGTAGCTACGCCATTATAAACGGAGTGGGAAGAAAGAGCCGTGAAAGCGGATTCAGTTATATTGTGCAGTTCAGACAGAGCGGAGAGGTCGAACTCCCTTCCGCATCCGTAAAGGTAGGCAACCGGACATATACCACCCCGGAATGCCGTGTAACCGTACATCCTGCCGTAGTGGATATGAACAAACTGAAATGCAGTTTGAAGGTGGGACGTATGGCCGGCGGTTACGCAAAATACTGTGCCACGCTGACCTGCAATGCCTGTCCCGACCAGAACCCGCCACTGCTGTCCATAAACGGGAAAATATTCCGACCTACCCGCAAGTCCTTTTCAATTTCCAACGGCAAGGAAGAATACGTTTACGAGTATTTCTTTAACGATGACAGTTATGAGGTGTCCTGCGAGGAGCTGACCTTTGGTGGCAAACCATATTCCGTCAAACCGAAAAAAGGCAAATTAGCCGGTGCGGACTTCCTTATTGCCATCGTGGTTGCAGGCGCATTGTTCGAGTTGGCATGGTGGCTTGCTTGCAGACGTCGCTACCGAGAGGATAAGGATGCCCTTCTTGCCGAATTCGTGTTGGAAAAGAAGGCTCTGCCTCTGACTGTAAGCTGGGCGTATACCCATTATGGCGTATCGCACACGCTATTGCTTTTTTCCGTGCTGTTTCTTGCCACAACGGGAGTTGCGATCTATACAGACAGTCTGTTCATGTCTGTCTTTTTCTGGCTCGGCATTGCGTTTGTGCCGCTTGCTTATCTGTCATATCGCCACCAGCGGCGCAAGCTGGATTTCCAAAGCATACCGACCACGCTGGACGAGCAGGCGATTTACGACAGGATATATAATCTGGCGGCAACTTATGACTGGGATGTTGATCATTACGGTGAGGACTGCATCGTGGCGCATACCAATCCCGCCATCTGGCATCTGACATGGGGAGAGCAGATTTTCATCGTGTTCGACAAAGGGCAGGTATGGGTCAACAGTGTGAATGACCTGAACAAGCGTACTTCGCCATTCTCGTTCGGTTATGCCAAACGGAATGTTCGAAGAATAAGGGACGCACTGACACAGAGTGCAGCTATTAGAGATTAG
- the tnpC gene encoding IS66 family transposase — MKKNELIEFLQRQIEFLQGRLDEALASVSSLTLSNEKLQSTNEKLVATVDELRKQMASMEEAMKGKSAELSKEKAARQAVQRLQGSPSERQKKPVTTPATSETRQQKPEKKRTNNGAKRKTHPECEVETIIVEPDSPDFNPEAATFIGECDVVRYVMEPMRFKKIIYKVRKYVQDEKIYKGSAPATPLLNSQYTSSFIAGLAELRYLHCMPLENAVEYFRAHGFDLDKGTAQKLVSKVRVHLENLYKALGQAIVADNYICGDETYQKVRLQVATPSGRKIKKGYIWVFVGMTTGLVYFFYDDGSRSAEVFEQHIKGFNGAFQCDYYSGYRHIGIGGMSGIKRLPCLQHIKRKFLDLKDNPKAQEIAKLFGLLYHFEHQHRIGKDGWTAGKHLEWRQRYSKVMLEKIRMRLTAVKDRIGVPPDDPLLAATEHALKQWDEIPRIFASPTYRLDNNEVERINRYISLTRRRLTIGSHSGAEAAALYHSLAITCHRCGVNVFDYFCDIIDRCAAWPPNTPIEKYRDLLPDRWKLSQK; from the coding sequence ATGAAAAAGAACGAGTTGATAGAGTTTCTGCAACGTCAGATCGAGTTCCTTCAAGGGCGGCTCGACGAGGCGTTGGCCTCTGTCAGCTCGCTTACTTTATCCAATGAAAAGCTGCAGTCGACCAACGAGAAGCTTGTGGCGACTGTAGATGAACTGCGCAAGCAAATGGCCTCAATGGAGGAGGCTATGAAAGGCAAAAGTGCGGAACTGAGCAAAGAGAAAGCCGCGCGTCAGGCAGTGCAGCGTCTGCAGGGCTCGCCGTCGGAGCGTCAGAAGAAACCGGTGACGACTCCTGCCACATCCGAAACTCGACAGCAGAAGCCAGAGAAGAAACGTACCAACAACGGCGCCAAAAGGAAGACGCATCCGGAGTGTGAGGTGGAGACCATTATAGTGGAGCCTGACAGTCCGGACTTCAATCCCGAGGCGGCGACGTTTATCGGCGAGTGCGATGTCGTGCGCTACGTCATGGAGCCGATGCGCTTCAAAAAAATTATCTACAAGGTCAGAAAATACGTGCAGGACGAGAAAATATACAAAGGTTCCGCACCCGCCACACCGCTGCTTAACTCGCAGTATACATCTTCCTTCATAGCCGGACTCGCCGAGCTACGCTATCTCCACTGCATGCCACTTGAAAATGCTGTCGAATACTTCCGTGCCCACGGCTTCGACCTTGACAAAGGCACCGCACAGAAGCTCGTAAGTAAGGTAAGGGTACATCTGGAAAATCTATACAAGGCGCTGGGTCAGGCAATAGTCGCGGACAATTATATCTGCGGTGACGAGACCTATCAGAAAGTGCGGCTGCAGGTGGCAACTCCTTCGGGAAGAAAGATCAAGAAAGGCTACATATGGGTGTTCGTCGGCATGACAACCGGGCTTGTGTACTTCTTCTATGACGACGGCTCCCGCTCGGCCGAAGTCTTCGAGCAACACATAAAAGGCTTCAACGGAGCCTTCCAGTGCGACTATTACTCGGGATACCGGCATATCGGAATCGGTGGGATGAGCGGGATAAAACGCTTGCCATGCCTGCAGCACATCAAGCGAAAGTTTCTCGATCTGAAAGACAATCCAAAGGCGCAGGAAATAGCAAAGCTCTTCGGACTCCTTTACCACTTCGAGCATCAGCACCGCATAGGCAAAGACGGATGGACGGCGGGAAAGCACCTTGAGTGGAGACAACGATACTCCAAGGTGATGCTCGAGAAAATCCGCATGAGACTGACAGCAGTCAAAGACCGCATCGGCGTGCCACCCGACGACCCGCTGCTCGCCGCCACCGAACATGCACTCAAACAATGGGACGAGATACCACGCATCTTTGCCTCACCCACCTACAGACTCGACAACAACGAAGTCGAGCGAATCAACCGCTACATATCCCTGACCCGTCGCCGACTTACAATCGGCTCCCACTCCGGAGCCGAAGCCGCCGCCCTGTACCACTCTCTTGCGATCACCTGCCACCGCTGCGGAGTCAACGTCTTCGACTACTTCTGCGACATAATCGACCGATGTGCCGCATGGCCGCCAAACACCCCGATCGAAAAATACCGCGACCTGCTTCCCGACCGCTGGAAACTCTCACAAAAATAG
- the tnpB gene encoding IS66 family insertion sequence element accessory protein TnpB (TnpB, as the term is used for proteins encoded by IS66 family insertion elements, is considered an accessory protein, since TnpC, encoded by a neighboring gene, is a DDE family transposase.): MWSLEADMRLWVCRQPVSMRYGIRGLAQMVWSWKGHSPASGDVYVFFSKDRKTMKALKWDGDGFLMYTKRLSRGRFREVLKKGDDGVRRLQWDDFYMLMRGLTPVKVMVENRFRMAVK; the protein is encoded by the coding sequence ATGTGGAGTCTTGAGGCGGATATGCGGCTCTGGGTATGCCGGCAGCCGGTATCGATGCGCTACGGCATCCGGGGTCTGGCCCAGATGGTGTGGTCGTGGAAGGGGCATTCTCCGGCATCGGGCGATGTGTATGTGTTTTTCTCAAAGGACCGCAAGACCATGAAGGCGTTGAAATGGGATGGCGACGGATTTTTGATGTACACAAAAAGACTGTCGCGAGGCCGTTTCCGGGAGGTGCTCAAAAAGGGCGATGACGGCGTGCGCAGGCTCCAATGGGACGATTTCTATATGCTGATGAGGGGCCTCACGCCTGTGAAGGTGATGGTCGAAAATCGCTTCAGAATGGCCGTAAAATAA
- a CDS encoding TetR/AcrR family transcriptional regulator: MITNREEVLENALRVFAKMNYEKASQVEIGKACGLTKAGLVYYYPIKLDLFVAVIDKYVFGMQSVANKFRFKAATLSEFIEQYIKGVEQTMRKLISLLDDGNNPAGCSFNFYYYHLMMQVRLYYPDVEEKIAGMFRQDYEFWRAAIQSAKDTGEIRQDVDIEDTAMLFRQVFFGLSFEQSFLRGLDIQRLARELRFVYSLLKA, translated from the coding sequence ATGATAACCAACCGTGAAGAAGTGCTTGAAAACGCACTGCGCGTTTTCGCCAAGATGAATTATGAGAAGGCAAGTCAGGTAGAGATCGGAAAAGCCTGCGGGCTGACGAAAGCCGGGCTTGTGTATTATTATCCGATAAAGCTGGACCTTTTCGTGGCGGTTATAGATAAATACGTGTTCGGGATGCAGTCGGTGGCAAACAAGTTCCGGTTCAAGGCTGCCACCCTGTCGGAATTTATCGAACAATATATAAAAGGTGTGGAACAGACCATGCGGAAACTCATATCGCTTCTTGATGACGGCAACAATCCGGCAGGATGCAGCTTCAATTTCTATTATTACCATCTTATGATGCAGGTACGGCTTTATTATCCGGATGTGGAGGAAAAGATAGCAGGCATGTTCCGGCAGGACTACGAGTTTTGGAGAGCCGCCATACAGTCGGCAAAGGACACAGGGGAGATACGGCAGGATGTGGACATCGAGGACACAGCCATGCTGTTCCGGCAGGTGTTTTTCGGTCTGTCCTTTGAGCAGTCTTTTTTGAGGGGGCTTGACATACAACGGCTTGCAAGGGAACTGCGCTTCGTCTATTCGCTGTTAAAAGCCTGA
- a CDS encoding PRTRC system ThiF family protein, protein MKRVHYIHNYLLNPQHPVTVNLIGAGGTGSQVLTNLARLDVTLRALNHPGLFVTVYDPDIVTEANIGRQLFGWSDIGLNKAQCLVTRINNFFGNDWAAIPDLYPVCPKDARRDNMANITITCTDNVKSRMDLWKVLKAVPESDYTNHGTPIYWLDFGNSQSSGQVVMGTVPRKIKQPESHLYETVSSLKVVTRLVRYSKVKDNDSGPSCSLAEALEKQDLFINSTLAQLGCNLLWKLFRHGMIEHHGLYLSLSTMKVNPIIL, encoded by the coding sequence ATGAAACGTGTACATTATATTCACAATTACCTACTCAATCCGCAGCATCCGGTTACGGTAAATCTTATAGGCGCCGGCGGCACGGGTTCACAGGTCCTTACAAATCTCGCCCGGCTCGATGTGACACTGAGGGCATTGAACCATCCCGGTCTGTTCGTGACAGTCTATGACCCGGACATAGTTACCGAAGCCAATATCGGGCGCCAGCTTTTCGGATGGTCGGATATCGGGCTGAACAAGGCGCAGTGTCTGGTGACACGGATAAACAACTTCTTCGGGAATGATTGGGCTGCAATCCCGGACTTATATCCGGTATGTCCCAAGGATGCACGAAGGGACAATATGGCCAACATAACGATTACCTGCACCGACAATGTGAAATCACGTATGGATTTATGGAAAGTGTTGAAGGCTGTACCGGAATCAGACTACACCAATCATGGCACACCGATATATTGGCTCGACTTCGGAAACTCGCAGTCAAGCGGACAGGTTGTAATGGGAACCGTGCCAAGAAAAATCAAGCAGCCGGAATCGCATCTTTATGAAACGGTAAGCTCTCTGAAAGTGGTGACACGCCTCGTGCGGTATTCAAAAGTGAAAGATAATGATTCAGGTCCGAGTTGCTCCCTTGCCGAAGCATTGGAGAAACAAGACCTGTTTATTAACTCGACACTGGCGCAGCTCGGCTGCAATCTGCTGTGGAAATTGTTCCGCCACGGTATGATAGAACACCATGGGCTGTATCTGAGTCTCTCCACCATGAAAGTGAACCCAATTATATTATAA
- a CDS encoding prokaryotic E2 ligase family D protein, translating into MTNSNQLTREISSVIYPKAVLIAYVSEDEKKHFLEMRAIDKKGNMGEGRPVTLEFMNDLVRNYSEVHNGTPCGMLPSNLLYCDTRKGSERYVWYNPPQRRMMYFVESLKIENAEYNVPGVIYESKEGGGMNVYAFKGEVPTPETKLYAAPFFNVTSANVCMGNPKIESPRQPTFGTFLEYLEKRFWLTEFSHLGGGRNPTKSNLVLVTKAARDKPFNLNELIPLNNLKLKDLLK; encoded by the coding sequence ATGACGAATTCCAACCAACTGACTCGGGAGATAAGCTCCGTAATATATCCCAAAGCCGTTCTCATCGCCTATGTCAGCGAGGACGAGAAGAAACATTTCCTTGAGATGCGTGCAATAGATAAAAAGGGTAATATGGGTGAAGGACGCCCTGTGACCTTGGAGTTCATGAACGATCTTGTGAGGAATTATTCGGAAGTCCACAACGGCACTCCATGCGGGATGTTGCCGTCAAACCTGCTGTATTGCGACACTCGCAAGGGGTCTGAACGGTATGTATGGTATAATCCGCCGCAAAGACGAATGATGTATTTTGTGGAAAGCCTGAAGATTGAAAATGCGGAATACAATGTTCCGGGAGTGATCTATGAATCAAAGGAAGGTGGCGGAATGAACGTGTATGCCTTCAAGGGAGAAGTCCCAACTCCGGAGACAAAACTGTATGCCGCCCCGTTTTTCAACGTCACGAGCGCAAACGTGTGCATGGGGAATCCGAAAATTGAGAGTCCGAGGCAACCGACATTCGGAACATTTCTGGAATATCTTGAGAAAAGGTTCTGGCTGACGGAATTTTCACACTTGGGCGGAGGCCGTAATCCTACGAAGTCCAATCTTGTGCTGGTGACAAAGGCCGCACGTGACAAACCGTTCAACCTCAATGAACTTATACCTCTGAATAATCTTAAACTAAAAGACCTTCTGAAATGA
- a CDS encoding PRTRC system protein C encodes MALEITGIKRVFTFKKGTATITLDDPNPSDSPEMVMGFYSNTYPELTTATVHGPTMKDDAAVYEFKTTIGTKG; translated from the coding sequence ATGGCACTCGAAATCACAGGAATCAAACGCGTGTTCACTTTCAAGAAAGGGACAGCCACAATCACACTCGACGACCCCAATCCGTCGGACAGCCCCGAAATGGTGATGGGATTCTATTCCAACACCTATCCCGAACTGACAACCGCCACGGTACACGGTCCCACCATGAAGGACGACGCGGCGGTCTATGAGTTCAAGACCACAATCGGAACCAAAGGATAA
- a CDS encoding PRTRC system protein E has protein sequence MFFQSMNQMMNPNVDITLVIRKSADGRMAVSVLPKSNTLKDEAQNSIVPLTLNGTPEELDTGFMQVVARPMQKASGLISNMAQFEAQADKAASSSKSAKEAKAKESKEEREKREKYEKNLKKAEEHIAAKKHKEAVDALTEARKYAKPDDLKTIDERLDEQRKLVGHGDLFAMMEEPAETQPQQAQVQQPQAQSQPTPEPVQQAQQPTVQQQDAPQHQSAMPQQEMPAQAAYPAQKPYGNPGQGYGGRYGYPQQPQGWPQQAQPNGGYPQYAHPNGGMMPPNGGQNGSYPHNGQPRYSQQPMPFEHDMAAHAPRMADPDDAPPYRPEEYAEYPDFPASMLQGNYAQPQMM, from the coding sequence ATGTTTTTTCAATCAATGAACCAGATGATGAACCCTAACGTGGATATCACGTTGGTCATCCGCAAGTCCGCCGACGGGCGCATGGCAGTGTCGGTGCTACCGAAGTCCAACACTCTCAAGGATGAGGCGCAGAACAGCATCGTGCCGTTGACATTGAACGGCACACCCGAAGAACTTGACACCGGCTTCATGCAGGTGGTCGCACGCCCAATGCAGAAGGCGTCGGGACTGATCTCCAACATGGCGCAGTTCGAGGCGCAGGCCGACAAGGCCGCGTCATCGAGCAAGAGTGCTAAGGAAGCCAAGGCGAAAGAATCCAAAGAGGAAAGGGAGAAGCGCGAGAAGTATGAGAAAAATCTCAAGAAGGCAGAGGAGCATATCGCCGCCAAGAAACATAAGGAGGCTGTGGACGCGCTTACCGAGGCACGCAAGTACGCCAAACCCGATGACTTGAAGACAATCGACGAGCGGCTTGACGAGCAGAGGAAATTAGTGGGACATGGAGATCTCTTCGCAATGATGGAGGAACCCGCAGAGACTCAACCACAGCAGGCTCAAGTCCAACAACCGCAGGCACAGTCTCAACCAACGCCGGAACCGGTACAGCAAGCTCAACAACCGACCGTTCAACAGCAAGATGCACCACAACATCAGTCCGCCATGCCACAGCAGGAAATGCCGGCACAAGCTGCATATCCCGCTCAAAAGCCATACGGCAATCCCGGACAGGGATATGGCGGCCGGTACGGGTATCCGCAACAGCCGCAGGGATGGCCGCAGCAGGCGCAACCCAATGGCGGCTATCCGCAATATGCGCATCCCAATGGCGGGATGATGCCGCCAAACGGAGGTCAGAACGGCTCGTATCCTCACAACGGTCAGCCACGGTACTCACAGCAGCCGATGCCGTTCGAGCACGACATGGCGGCTCATGCACCGAGAATGGCGGATCCGGATGACGCACCACCATACCGACCGGAGGAATATGCGGAATATCCCGACTTCCCGGCATCAATGTTACAAGGAAATTATGCACAACCCCAAATGATGTAA
- a CDS encoding type IA DNA topoisomerase, producing the protein MIAIITEKPSVGQDIARVVGANIRKEGYCTGNGYMVTWALGHLVSLAMPGAYGYDRTSTESLPMIPDPFRLVVRQIRTDRGLVTDIAAAKQLKIIDDVFSRCDSIIVATDAGREGELIFRYIYEYLGYTKPFRRLWISSLTDEAIRTGMANLRDGREYNSLHAAADCRAKADWLVGMNASRALACVSGTSNSSIGRVQTPTLAMVCSRFRENRDFVSVPYWQLHVTLSRDGRLCRFFHKDDFREKTQADAAFSRIVPGATGRVTKAECRRSDRQPPLLYNLTALQKDCNVHHDMTAEKTLVVAQSLYEKKLISYPRTGSRYIPHDVMRTVPELLQKVYTMPEFHTYGATFDLSALNNRSVNDTKVTDHHALIVTGVTPSGISSDERAVYLMIAGRMLEAFSPPCVTETHLIEAEICGMPFRSKSSSVVIPGWRAVFDRKEDRGEDESDDNAACPAFSVGDTAPVSGHGLAQRKTMPRPLYTEATLLAAMESCGKDIADEKAREAVRDIGIGTPATRAAIIATLVKRDYIRRSGKSIMPTDKGLALYDAVKDMLVADVGMTGCWENTLLQIERHTLEPSTFMNAIVGYTRKATTEILGITVPVTPVHSRPCPKCGKGNVVIRAKTARCDNTSCGLMVFRRFLNKELTDGHIEQLLSSGRTKLIKGFKGKKGNSFDAMLVFDRGYNVTLVFPDRKTSRKR; encoded by the coding sequence ATGATAGCAATCATAACTGAAAAGCCGAGCGTCGGGCAGGACATCGCCCGTGTCGTCGGCGCCAACATACGCAAAGAGGGTTACTGTACCGGCAACGGCTACATGGTGACATGGGCGCTCGGACACCTCGTGTCGCTCGCCATGCCGGGCGCATACGGTTACGACCGGACATCTACCGAAAGTCTTCCCATGATTCCCGACCCATTCCGGCTTGTGGTTCGCCAGATCCGTACCGACCGGGGCTTGGTGACGGACATCGCCGCCGCTAAACAGCTCAAGATCATCGACGATGTGTTCTCCAGATGTGACAGCATCATCGTGGCGACCGATGCCGGACGCGAAGGGGAACTCATTTTCCGTTATATCTATGAATACCTCGGCTACACCAAGCCTTTCCGCAGGCTGTGGATATCATCGCTTACAGACGAGGCAATCCGTACCGGCATGGCGAACCTGCGCGACGGTCGTGAGTATAATAGCCTTCATGCCGCCGCAGACTGCCGCGCGAAAGCCGACTGGCTTGTGGGAATGAACGCCAGCCGCGCCCTCGCCTGCGTGTCGGGCACTTCCAACAGCTCCATCGGACGTGTGCAGACACCCACGCTTGCTATGGTCTGCTCCCGTTTCCGTGAGAACCGTGATTTCGTGTCCGTCCCTTACTGGCAGCTACATGTGACTCTCTCCAGGGACGGCAGGCTGTGCCGTTTCTTCCACAAGGATGATTTCAGGGAGAAGACACAGGCTGACGCCGCCTTTTCCCGTATCGTCCCCGGTGCCACCGGACGTGTCACCAAGGCGGAATGCAGGCGTTCCGACCGCCAGCCACCGCTTTTGTACAACCTCACGGCTCTCCAGAAGGACTGCAACGTGCACCACGACATGACCGCAGAGAAGACTTTGGTCGTGGCGCAGTCGCTCTACGAGAAGAAACTGATATCCTATCCGCGAACCGGAAGCCGTTACATACCGCATGATGTCATGCGAACCGTGCCGGAACTGCTGCAAAAGGTGTACACCATGCCGGAATTCCACACCTACGGTGCCACTTTTGACCTATCGGCGCTCAACAACCGCAGTGTAAACGACACCAAAGTGACCGACCACCATGCTCTGATTGTCACCGGTGTCACACCTTCGGGCATTTCAAGCGACGAACGTGCCGTCTATCTGATGATTGCCGGGCGTATGCTCGAAGCATTCTCACCCCCGTGTGTCACCGAAACACACCTAATAGAAGCCGAAATCTGCGGGATGCCGTTCCGTTCCAAGTCCTCGTCCGTCGTAATACCAGGCTGGCGTGCCGTGTTCGACCGCAAGGAGGACCGTGGCGAGGATGAATCCGATGACAATGCGGCTTGCCCAGCCTTTTCTGTTGGTGACACCGCGCCGGTGTCGGGGCACGGGCTGGCGCAGAGGAAGACCATGCCGCGCCCTTTGTACACCGAGGCCACCCTCCTTGCCGCAATGGAATCGTGCGGTAAGGATATCGCCGACGAGAAGGCGCGCGAGGCTGTCCGCGACATAGGCATCGGCACGCCCGCCACCCGTGCGGCCATTATCGCCACTCTGGTTAAACGTGACTACATACGACGCTCAGGTAAGAGCATCATGCCTACCGACAAAGGTCTGGCACTGTACGATGCCGTGAAGGATATGCTCGTGGCGGATGTAGGCATGACAGGCTGCTGGGAAAACACACTGTTGCAGATTGAACGGCACACTCTTGAACCCTCTACATTCATGAACGCCATCGTCGGCTATACACGCAAGGCCACCACTGAGATTCTCGGAATCACAGTGCCTGTCACCCCGGTGCATTCCCGCCCATGTCCCAAATGCGGCAAAGGGAATGTCGTGATACGGGCTAAGACCGCCCGGTGCGACAATACATCCTGCGGTCTGATGGTGTTCAGACGATTCTTGAACAAGGAACTCACGGACGGCCATATCGAGCAACTGCTGTCATCCGGCAGGACTAAGCTGATAAAGGGGTTCAAGGGAAAGAAGGGAAATTCATTCGATGCCATGCTCGTTTTCGACCGCGGCTACAATGTCACACTCGTTTTCCCGGACAGGAAGACTTCAAGAAAGAGATAG
- a CDS encoding DUF4099 domain-containing protein has translation MTMNQENITPFNAEDVDWGELESIGILRDELEMAGELDTLLQGEKTGVISLSLVLLGVDVVLDATLQLVRRENGEPLLEIIGIKPA, from the coding sequence ATGACAATGAATCAGGAAAACATAACTCCTTTCAATGCCGAAGATGTGGACTGGGGCGAACTGGAATCCATCGGCATACTCCGCGACGAGCTGGAGATGGCCGGCGAACTCGACACGCTCCTGCAAGGAGAAAAAACCGGTGTGATATCCCTCAGTCTTGTGCTCCTCGGCGTGGATGTCGTCCTTGACGCCACCTTGCAGCTTGTACGCAGGGAAAACGGCGAACCTCTCCTTGAGATTATCGGCATCAAGCCCGCATGA